The DNA window TACACAGGAGCATATGAACCAAACATTTTGCAGCCTCTAATTGTCTTGCTTCAGCCATTATTATTACTATGTCTATGTGCTGTATGTGTATTGTCCTGGCTATAAGCATCTTCATAATTTTGTGTTGGCCAGCGTTGTTCTGGTTAACACGGGTTCACTTACATTCGGACTTTGGCATTGCAAGGGCATCTAACGTTAACGCTATGCATGGTTCACTAACCCCTTTCTATAGCTGTAACATGCTACCCACTATATCATTACCCTATTACGTATCTTACATACCTTCAATTTCCTCAGGACGACCAATCAGCCGCTGAGACGCAGGAAGGGACCATCACAAATCCAGCTGCTGCCAATGTTGACCCACATGCAAATAACAAAATGATCAAAATGAACAAGGACCAACAGAATCAGGAGAAGAGACTTGCCCAAAATCATGAGGAAGGCATCTCTTTAGAAGCAAATGAAATTAGCCAGCCTCCTGTAATTGAGGTTGACGTACAAGTCAGCATTCAAGAACAGAACTGTGCCGCTGGAAACGATAATAATGAAAATCCCAAATTCAACATTAAACGTAAATCAATGTCACCTAAAAGTAGACAACAGCAAATTTCATCAACAGTTTCAAATAGTGTTTCCAAAGCTGGCCGTAGCAAGTCTATTTTAGTTAGCTGTCCATCTGAGACCTCCATCATTTCTGCCTCAGCCCTTGAAGAGCTGTGTGACCTCCGCAGTTACTACAACAAACAGTTGAGACAAAtcaactacatttcccatgaaCATTTGCAGGACTCCAGTTCAGGAATGTTGACCTGTATAAGAGAACCACTAAGAAGTCTGCGTCTCCCATCAAGTACAAAAATAGCCAGAAGTGCGAGGAATTTATGGACACGTGTGAGTTTGAGAAGAAAGCTCATTGAAAGATGaccagcactgtttctgttttgttgttgtttgttataTAAATTCTCTTTGTATACATTTCTTGTAAAAGTAGTTGACTCAGGAGTGGCAGAGTGCAAACATTTCAGGGATGTTTGAAATATAACATACTGCACTGcctttgtgttaaaaaaaaaaaaagacactgtaCTATGATTTGTTTTTGATTGACACattgaattatgttttttttttacattgacagtATTAGTTTTGATAAGTTGTGGTTTTTACAAATGATCATGGTTTGCActcttataaataataaataataaatccttCCTGACTAGGGtttaggagtttggtgtgttctccctgtgtccatgtgggtgtcctccgggtgtctgtaggtgtgaatgtgtgtgtgtgtcgccctgtgaaggactagtgccctctccagggtgtgttcccaactTGCGCCCAGTCTttccgggtaggctttggacccaccgcgtccctgaattggataagcggtttcagacaatgaatgaagctATGCAAAAATCCATTGGGTGGATGCTGGTGGCACTGGTGTGCGATTTGAGGAGAGGCAATTATTGACATGTGGTTTGGAAACCAGTAATACATCATtgacaaaggaaaaaaaaaccctcaccaAGTTTGTTGAGGAAAATTAATTGAAAGGAGGCTCTAGTACCTTGCTGGGTCACCTCTAGCTTGGATACAAGATCAGATGAACATGGAGGCTTCCATATGGTATATACAGGTTCCATATGGCATCCCGTGGTATATTTGCCCACAGATGTTGCAGCTGGGCCTGTCGATCCTGCACACCTAAAGGCTGCCAAATCTGGCCCAATACATGCTTGATAGGTGAAGAATCTGGTGAAAGAGACCAATGAAATATTGCAATCTGGCGGAGACATTCCTGGGAAACCCTGTGTGGGCGAGCATTAAACCCTGAGAGGCAGCATGTAGCCACAGGACATCCTGCACATATCCCTGAGCTGTTAGTGTTCCTTGCATCACTACTAGAAGAGACATACTGTTGTATTCTCGCCAGAGCatcacaacatcaacaacagtGTGTCGCGTCACAGCAAAGGCAGGATTGAAGCACTCCCTACATGGCCTCCATGCTCTAACCCAAACATGCCTGGGCCTGGTGCTGTCAATCATCACCCTATCGATGTCATCCCAGTGTTTACACAAAGCATGCGATGTGCTTTCTCTTCAGTGACACATCGGCCTGGGGATTTGGAGGCAAAACTTTGAGTAGCATGTTGAGACGGATCAATGTTTTACTTTAAGGTCAAAGGTCGCATTAGGATTCTAATGGGAACAAGGCCCATTCTGAAACCACTTTACACGTCAGTGCCAGAGGGAAGGCACTGGAAGCTACGGTGGAAATGCAAACAACAATGACCTCAATACGTAACCTCTGACCTCTATGTTAAGCCTTATTTCTTTCTATTGATCTTCTACATGGTTTAGTTCggtatgtgtgtgagaaagttCCTGTAATGGTAAGAGGCTTTAAAGAGCCATTACAAGCTCCCtgcttgtgcttgtgtgtgtaaagttacTACATGGATGTCATTGGACCGGTGGCctttgtgtgtctgagagagtgcATATGTAGTCTTAGGTTACCTTTTGGGTCAGTGGGGGCAGCATTAGTTGCAGGGAAGTCCAGCATGTCCCTTTTACTTAGAGAATACTCACAGACAAGAGGACAGAACTGACTGTTTAAGAGAAGTTCACAAACCCCAGGTGAGCTTTGGGACACGTTGGAGCGATACAGACTCTGAATTCTTGAATTAATTATGATGCTAGATGAGCTTGGGCTAGGAGTGGGAATATGTGAATGTCAATGACTTTGTGGAGCCTGCAATAGCTTTTCTTATTTTATGGTTATGGTTTCTCTCGACTGCTGGAGACTTGGCAGATTGTTACAGTTGCTTAAGATCTTCTGGAAACACATCTGTTTGGACTGCCAGGTTTTTGCTTGTTTATGTGGATTGCTGTCTCCCCTCTTTAGCCTTGCCAGTAAAAAATGAGAGCAaggattttgctgttttggatcttCACTGGGACTGCTGAGACATTACTGCTACAGCCAAGTAAGTACTGCGATGCTGAATATTTGATTAACCTTCCAAGAACAAAATGGCTGTCTCATGTTCAACATGACCATACTACCTATGTCTTCAGTTAAGTCTGCCCTTACTGCTATTAGAGATCAGTGTCATTTAACAGTACAGCTGGATCTGTGTTGCATTCAGCGATGGTTTAATGGCAATTTAGTACTTGTAATGATGCTTCATTGAGTGTGTGATCTTCTCCAGGCTTTAATGTGTCAACTCTGCAGAATGCTTCCATGGAGGAGGCTGACTGGGGTCACCTCACATGGCCCACTGCAGTAGAGCAAGAACAGAACTGGGTGGGAGAAACTCAGGTGGATGTGACACAGACAGAGGACGAGGAAACTGACATACCACAAAATATCGAAACCGATCTAGAGAGAGATTATAATTCAAGTGAGAGTGAACATAGTCAGGAAACTTGGTCAGTGCTTGGTCAGAAGTTATCAAATGGGAGCAAGGCTGTGTTGGAGAATTTCGATTTTTCTGCAACATCTACAGATCATCAAATTCTCGGTCAAAGTAACACTACATCTACAGATTCTGCATCTTTTCAGCATTTCCAACCCACTGTAGGTCCACTAATGTTCACTGGGATTTTGGAGGAATCTGCAGCTCTCCTTGTCCCTGAGGAAAGTCACCTGCCTGTAATTAATGTGTCCATCCCGCTGATGAATGAGACTAGCATGAATGCAAACGTCTCTGAGGCTCAGATTGAAAAAGATAACCCTGAAGAGACAACAGAAGCTTCAACGGTTATGGGAGCGAGGGCTGACCCTACTGCTGTGAGCCTTCCCAACAATTTCAGACAAGAACCACAGCCTGAAAtccaaagaaaaaatattaaagacaGTCAAGCAGccaaaacaaagaacaaacaccaaggaaaggagaggaaaaagaaagcGCTTAAAAAAGGGAAATTGGTGAAAAAGTCGAAACAGGAATCAGACGGGGTGACCACTGCTCCATATTTCCCTTATTTCAAAGATCACTACTGTCCACCAGAGTGCACCTGCTATGGAAGGTGTGTATTAAAATCTCATTTTACACTGAACAATCGCTGGATTTGGAACACTTACCTTGTATCCTCACGTCagatccactgaccacacaggagcactttgtagtttacaattacaaattgtagtccacctgtttctctgcatactttattacccctatttcaccctgttctttaatgctcAGAACccccaacagagcaggtatgatgtgggtggtggatcattctcagtgctgcagtgacactgacatggtggaggtgtgtgagtgtgtgttgcgctggtatgagtggatcagacacagcagtgctgctcgagtttttaaacactgtccgagtttttaaacactgtgctgttggctggatatttttagttttcAGTCCAGTAATGATACTGAGGTATTTAAAAACCCCAGTAACGGTGAACAATCTACTACCTAAAATCTGAGGgagtcctgagcattgaagaacagggtgaaagatggactgcagtcggtaattgtagaactacagggtgctcctgtgtggtcagtggagctgataaaatggacaatgagtgtagatataGAGTAgttctaatccagtgatcgttcagtgtatatCCTATGATTTATTTTTCCCAAAACAAGTTAAATTAAATGATTAACATATTCTCATAACCAGGTGTGTTTAAACCTTCACATAGGACTGCATTGTACTTGGCTTGATGACGAAAAGGCATAATCACAGATGTCTGTAAAAAGCATTAAAATCTGATTTGATTATAACAGCTCTCTGATGTCTCGTCCCGACAGGGTGGTGCAGTGTTCAGACAAAGATCTTGATAACATTCCCTATGGCATTCCATACAACTCCCGTTATGTCCTCCTTATGAACAACCGCATCGACAGCATCCAGCTTGACCTTCTCTCTCAGTATCTCTCCATGGAGTTCTTGGTGCTTAGCAACAACCTCTTGACAGACAGCTCTCTGGAGGGGGCCTTTGAGGGCATCCAGGCCCTGAAGCGGCTCTACTTGGAGCGGAACCTCCTCCAGAGCATTCCAGCGGCCCTCCCCGCCACTCTGGAAGAGCTCCGACTGGATGGGAACAAAGTGATAGTGATGTCAGATACGGCCTGGAGTTGCTGCCCGAACCTTCTGATCCTCACCCTGAGCAACAACAGTTTGGGGAGCGGGTCATCCACCATCCCTGCTGGAGTGCTGTCCCCACTGGTTAGTCTTCGCACCCTCAGCCTCTCCCACAACAAGCTGACCTTGGTCCCCCTGCACCTCCCCCTCAGCTTGCAGGAGCTGTACCTCCGAGGTAACCTCATCCACCGCTTTCAGGGTGGGGTATTTCAGGGTAAAGCAGAGCTCTTAGTGCTGGACCTCAGTGCCAACAAACTGACCAATAAAGGCCTAGGCAAAGCTGCATTAATCAATGCCACACGCCTGGAGAGTCTAAATCTGGAAGGGAACTTCCTAAAGCATGTTCCTCGGCACCTCCCGCGATCCCTAAAGACCCTCAACCTGGAGGGGAACTCCATATCTAGTGTCAGTAAAGCTGCCTTCCTCTCTCTGACCCATTTGGAGCACCTGGGCCTGGCTCGTAACAAGATTTCCAAAGTGGCCCCTGGAGCTTTCTGGGTGCTTCCACTGCTTCACCAGCTGGATATGAGCTACAACACACTGCGGCAGGTCCCACGGCAACTGCCCACCTGGTTGGTCTCCATCACGCTCACCCATAACAAGATCCGAACCATCCCACGTGATGCGTTCTGCTGGGCAAGGCACGACAAGACACCCAGCAGTCAGCTTGTGAGAGTGCAGCTGGAGAACAACCTGGTGGACTTGGGGAGTCTAGACAACCAAGCTTTGAACTGCTTGAGGGGCTTTCAGGTGGTGCACTTCTACTGAAGTATTTTGTTTAAACCCTAGCACCTGGCAGGGTGGGGTCTGCACATGATTCTTGTGCATTTTAAGGGGCAAATTAACTAAAGAAATCAGTGGATTCTTGTTCTAGTCTTGGACTCTGCCAGCTATAaattctttttacattcacttcagctcagaaagagcatgcttagTTGAAATCAAGTGTGTTAGAGCATGGAAAAACAGCAGACAGGTGTACTCCAGGACCAGCATTGAAAATACTGAATAGCTAATCAATAGGACACAATAGAAACTTACAATACATACTACAGTGTGTTTCTTCCAGTGTTGTCAGGAGATCTCAATCAACAGGACTTTGAGATTCAAGTGGCAGTATTCCTATTATGTCTGATCTTAcagaatcattaaaaaaaattacagtttaAAGAATTTAAGATTACATTAATTAAGAGAAAATCGGGAGAAAGGAGATGAGGTCAGAGGCTGCAAACCCACAgagaccctgatcaggatgatgTGTTTACATAAGATGAATGACGTAATGCATTTACAAATGCCAGGCCATGCAAATGTACTAAtgcattacagcttcaaaatcattatgatgcttcactgacccgTAATAGGGAGTATAGGGCTTCTGTCATTGCTTCCCTGGGCTTAGCCCTGCAGAAACAGTACTATgtagcttttagaggagggtaggaaaacagTGCTGTGGAAATTAAGGACACTGAGGAAGCCCTAGGAGCAAATGACCCAAATCCTTCAACgtaaaaatcataaaagactTCAGTTTTGAATTATTCTTGAACATTTTGGTGTTAAGTTTAAGTTTGCATGGTATATATTACTGTATCTAAAATGGACTCTTAATTTGATGAtctgcacatttatttataactgaAAGCTCTGTGTGGGTTAAATGACCAGATGAAACACTTCTGGTTGTAAATCTGCTGTTTTTGATCTTCGTGAAGTCTGACTGTGCACCACTAAGAGGAATAATTTCAGAATTTAGAACAGCAGTGGACGTGTGTTTCTAAACTCGGAGGCCGCATAGTTTAGCACCCAACCTTTACTAAAAGGGCACGAGGAGTACATTAGCTTAGAGACGCTCTGTGTCCCAAGGCCCTTTGCTCCTACCACATTCCACATGCTGCCAACAATTCACCGCTTTTGTGAGAAAACCTATTTTCTCAGGAGGCACCGCGTATGACATCCCTCAGTGACCAGACATAGTGTCATCTGCACTGGGTTTaagatttatttatgtttccTCTTTGCACCAGTGATGCAAATGAACTCCCACTATTTGATCCTATTTCTTAACGACCGACATAGGTGTGAAGTGCATTACTGTGTGTTTTATGAAATCACCACCTTTTTTATAAAACTTTCAGCACATGATAACAATTAAAAACAGAGAACCTGTTTCTCATTTTTCTCATCATTGCTTGCTTTATTTTTCTGGGTAGAAGCTTGGCAGAACTGTAATTGGCTTCCGATCACGATTGCAGGGTATAAAAGTGAAGAAAAACACATTACTGCGGATCTGGCTGAGCTGGATAGTGAGTGTAATAAAATGTTGCTCTAACTCTTGAGAGCTTTCAGTGGTTTTTACATGCCAAACACACTCCTTCCAGAGGTTTCCAGTGTGGAAAAACAAAGATGAACCAGTGTGCTTTAATCAGATCTTCAATATACGTTTGGCTGAGATCGATCTGGGCAGTTCTTTCAAATCACAGTTGATGAAGAGTTTGCACATATTTCCGAGGAAAAGTATttaatgaaatgggacacttgcacctgcacatgagccaaaaaTCATCATGCTCAATGTAAAGAGACAGGGGCATAATGCCATCTgcactgcattctctggagtgaggcCTCTCCATCCATTACTTTGTGGATgaattggagtggtgtttgttatCTAGAACTGATCATCCGATGTGGCTACCTGACCACACTAATGTTCTCCCAGCTGAAGGCCAAACAAAATCCTAACAGAAAGGTTCCATCAGCTAGTGTAGAGAATTCCTAGAAGCCCAGAAACTGTTGCTAGTTTTAAAAATGAGTCCACTTTAACAGTAAGGCATTATTATTTAAGTTATATCACTTATTTTAACTTACTAAATTATGGAAATGGACTTCTATGGAAGTTCTACGTGACATTAAATGGACAAAGCTTCATACCACTGTTTACCTTCAAAACTGtggggaaaataaaacaattttataCCTTTGGAAACCAAAGGTTAAAACCTATTGAACTATGACAGTCTTGTCGCACCGTCTGAACAGCGCTGTTTAGAATGgcgtctgttcctttaaatgataatgagccactgctCACCCCATGCCTGAGCAAGCAGCAGCTAGAAATGAGcaagcagaaacacacatttttcagCATTTCTGCTTTGTTCTCATTCTTGTACAGGGCTATGATTGAAAGTACAACCGTAAGTCTGTCCTCCTGACGTAAAAGTGTAGTCAAATCAAAATGGCAgcccgtgttttttttttttttttcataagtcACGGTTTGGCAGGCTCCAGATCCAcgaataaaatgtttatatacaaCACTGTACGTCCCCTTTAACATAGGTGAGGTTGTGACTGCTGAAATTCACCACTAGATGGCAGACGAGCATGCATTTTACCAGAAGACCAGCCACTAATCTGTGGTTTTCCAATGTTATGCAGTAAAGTTCTGTGGCTGCTGAAATATTCCACAGTGATTATGAACAGACAAATACattaattcagcaaataaataacttaattaaaaatgaaataaaactatTTTCTTCTTGCGAATGTAATTTCCTCATTAACTTCCCATTGTTGACTCTTTACTGTAGTCTGCCACCAAACACTCAGAACAATTCACAAGAGtttacagcagaaataagttcttctattattattaaacaggaACAGACTACAAGAAAATAGAGGTCAGTGGGAAAGTACTGAGGAAGATGGGATTAGACATGGATGGAGGGGttgaatgcagagagagagagagagagagagagggctgcTGTTGAATTCCATGTGTCTAATAACGCTGCAGAGCTACGTGGCAGTGGGGAGAGAGACAGCTGCACAACGTAAGGAAAAGGGGGatgggagaaaaagaaagacagaaaggagGAGgttggggagaaaaaaaagaaaaagaaatttgGGTTGAAGGTGAAGAGCTTCTCCAGCACCTCCCTCTAGTCCAGCCGGACCCTGACCcctgctctttttctctccttctctttctccttctttcctCCCTCACTTTCCACAGACAAGTCTCCTACATGAAGTGCTACAGAGTCATTACTAATACAATGCAGATTGATCACAATTtagattctctctctttctctctctgtgtttgtgtgtatgagagagagagagagagagagagagagagagagagagagagagagagagagagatcagacaGATTATAAAGCCATGAAGATCCCCAGGCCCAGCTGGTGTACAGACAACTCACCTCACTCTGATCCACAGCCAGGTTACTACAGGCGCTTAcgacacagagagggagggattaGACCTGGATTTCTCATCACTTCAGGTCAGCAGACGCTCCAGTGCCATCTCCATACAGCcccagaaataaataaaccctcTCACCAGGCAACGTGACCTGCAGGTCCGAATAATGTGAACACTGTCCACTGGAGTCCACAATCCAAGTCACTGATTCCAGACaacaaccaaaacaaacactaagtaagtcatttttaacactgaaaacagcAAATCATATTTCTGAAAGCGATTAGTAATGATCTTACATTTTACActccatagagcgggtcccTCAGATGGGACATCCATGTTTTAAAGGGGTCTGGTAACCTCTGTCACCTTGaagtgtattgtattgtacatgGAGCTTTGccacatgtgcatgtgtgtcttAAACACCATATGGTTTCTGTTTTTTATGGATTGTAATGATTAGGTTAGGGGTCCCTGGTCTATAGGTCCAGGACTCACTAGAGAtaggtctctctctcagttcaagACAGATAAGATTACGTAAACAATATGTTTACCTTAGCCTCACAAAACCAACCAACTTATAAAATCGAATGGGCTTtgaactgagagaaagagaatagaTGAGAAATGGCTAAAGCTTTCCACAAGCTTCTTAAGAGCTTTTTAGATACCGTTCTTTTGTGTAATACATCTGTAATTCATTTACATCTTCATCACACCATTGCAGAAGAATATTAACAACAACCTCCCGGCCACAGGGTGCCAGTATAATGGCAAAACATGAAGCTGTATCATTGGAGAAAATGTGCAAAAGACCTAGGCAACGTCTGGAATTCTTGTGGAGATCTGAGTGAAATTGTAGTCAAATTAAACTCTCGTCTCCCCTTAATCTCTCTTGCCTCTCCTTTTGGTTGGGTGCTATTTCTCATAAATGACCCTGTTAAGTCTCCTGAGCCCTTTTCCTCTTGGTGTCCTCGATTATGTGAGGTGTTCCCCACcgccttgtttttatttttctctaatATGATTGCGTGTGGACCGGCCGTAATGGCTAAACACACTTGTCATGGGTAAAGAATGTCTGGAgggaaaaatgagaaaaagaaaagcaggaTATTAAACCACACCCTGGAAAAGGACACAGACGGACAGACTTACCAccttaaaagcaacaaaagcTCGGGTTAAGGCTCGAGCCAGCACTTCAGCTCGCTGAAGGATGAAACATATGGTCAGAGAAAGAGTGGCGCTTTATTAATAAAAGAGTTGAAAAAGCAGGTGTAACACTTCAGTTCATCTCCCACAGTCTGCGCTGCACCTGGAGCCCCACAGAGTACACATGCCCTAGATAGACCTCCTCACAgcggtggtgataggaaccagacgtcgcTGAAAACTTGCATGAAAAGTTATTATGTGATGtggttttgaaaataaatgtatttcctGTCTGACGCCATTGGGCATTGTTTTATGATTTAGTTGGctacatagctccagggtcttggaggCCTACGTTTGATTCTTGCTTGTGGTCACTGTGGGTGTTTCGgtggttctctctgtgtctgtgtgggtttcctctggtttctttgtccacaggtgcgaatGACTGAGAGagttccagtgtgtgttccttcctgccttgtgctcaatgattccaggtacgctACAGACACACTGTGACAATTATAATATTGTCGCTGTTCATTGAAAATCATTAATTGTTTGtaacttattcagttcagggtcgcggtgcctacctggaatcactgagcgtgAGACGGGAACACACTGGACGGGCACTATTTCGTCGCAAGgcaaaacacactctcacacactcacacctaaggacactatttaagtcaccaatccacctaccaacgtgtgtttttgaaccgtgggaggaaaccggagcacctggaggaaacccacgcagaaacagggcgaacacaccacactcctcacaaacagtcacccggaggaaacccacgcagacacagggagaacacaccacactcctcacagacagtcacccggaggaaacccacgcagacacagggcgaacacaccacactcctcacagacagtcacccggaggaaacccacacagacacagggagaacacaccgcactcctcacagacagtcacccggaggaaacccacagagacacagagacaacacaaaacactcctcacagacagtcacccggaggaaacccacgcagacacagggagaacacaccacactcctcacagacactgccTGTTAAGCTTGATCATACGCTTGTTAATTGACACATgttttttcactggacagcaatgatatgtaaataaatgtcaacaaaataatattaaataaatcactaacccatttgtattattttaatctCCATTTGCTCTGTTAGACACAGGGGGCAAACACAGGTCCAGAAAATCGTTCCCAGAATTTTGATTCAACTGCTCTGAGATAGAACTGAGATGAGTAGAAGGGCCATGCAGTTGGACTGATATCCTGGAGGGGATTTTAACTTTGGactttttaaaagatttaaacaactggagttggtgagcagcaggtagtgtcacagtcactcaactccaaggacctggaggatgtgggttcaagtcctgctccgggtgactgtctgtgaggagtttggtgtgttctccctgtgtctgcataggtttcctcccacggtccaaaaacacacgttggtaggtggattggtgactcaaaaagagtccgtaggtgtgagtttgtgacggaatgtgtgtgtgttgccctgtgaaggcgccccctccagggtgtattccgggtaggctccggaaccaccgcgaccctgaactggatgagagttacagacaatgaatgaatgaatgaatgagtggtgaTATGTTAATATAAGggcaataaaaaaaagtaaaaactgaCAAAGACCTTTGTAATATCTGTAGATAACACAGGAACTCAGGAAAACTAGGAAAACTACAGAAGAATACAGAGCCAGTGCAATTccaagagaaagagtgaggtgGCGCCTGAGTCAGGGAagacgggagag is part of the Hoplias malabaricus isolate fHopMal1 chromosome 4, fHopMal1.hap1, whole genome shotgun sequence genome and encodes:
- the wu:fc23c09 gene encoding wu:fc23c09, which encodes MNANVSEAQIEKDNPEETTEASTVMGARADPTAVSLPNNFRQEPQPEIQRKNIKDSQAAKTKNKHQGKERKKKALKKGKLVKKSKQESDGVTTAPYFPYFKDHYCPPECTCYGRVVQCSDKDLDNIPYGIPYNSRYVLLMNNRIDSIQLDLLSQYLSMEFLVLSNNLLTDSSLEGAFEGIQALKRLYLERNLLQSIPAALPATLEELRLDGNKVIVMSDTAWSCCPNLLILTLSNNSLGSGSSTIPAGVLSPLVSLRTLSLSHNKLTLVPLHLPLSLQELYLRGNLIHRFQGGVFQGKAELLVLDLSANKLTNKGLGKAALINATRLESLNLEGNFLKHVPRHLPRSLKTLNLEGNSISSVSKAAFLSLTHLEHLGLARNKISKVAPGAFWVLPLLHQLDMSYNTLRQVPRQLPTWLVSITLTHNKIRTIPRDAFCWARHDKTPSSQLVRVQLENNLVDLGSLDNQALNCLRGFQVVHFY